Proteins encoded by one window of Cyprinus carpio isolate SPL01 chromosome B6, ASM1834038v1, whole genome shotgun sequence:
- the LOC109054321 gene encoding neuronal acetylcholine receptor subunit alpha-4, with protein MRIPAQFIWKPDIVLYNNADGDFTVTHLTKAHLFHDGRVTWIPPAIYKSSCSIDVTFFPFDQQNCTMKFGSWTYDRQKIDLICTADSADRTDYWESGEWTISSAVATYNLKQYECCSEVYADITYSFIIRRLPLFYTINLIVPCLLISCLTVLVFYLPSDCGEKVTMCISVLLSLTVFLLLITEIIPSTSLVIPLIGEYLLFTMIFVTLSIIITVFVLNVHHRSPETHSMPEWVRTFFLDIMQRFLFIQKPPVLQKNLRRTSVDPRKRKRSSAASVWDDEEAKEPALSVPMKVHSAFMHPFASNTGGSKTRSHSVEISLGERDHASMRYRSRSIQFCPLHDQDQWRPAKRISKVSSAGFHPQFTPSHATRLAIEGVLDITEHLRAEHVDSSVRLLQGFPFE; from the exons ATGCGGATACCTGCGCAGTTCATCTGGAAGCCCGATATAGTGCTATATAACAA CGCAGACGGTGATTTCACCGTGACTCACCTGACCAAAGCTCACCTGTTCCACGACGGACGAGTGACCTGGATCCCGCCGGCCATCTACAAGAGCTCCTGCAGCATCGACGTCACGTTCTTCCCCTTCGACCAGCAGAACTGCACCATGAAGTTCGGCTCCTGGACGTACGACCGCCAGAAGATCGACCTGATCTGCACGGCCGACAGCGCAGACCGCACAGATTACTGGGAGAGCGGCGAGTGGACCATCAGCAGCGCAGTGGCCACCTACAACCTCAAGCAATACGAGTGCTGCTCCGAAGTCTACGCTGACATCACCTACTCCTTCATCATCAGGAGACTTCCGCTCTTCTACACCATCAACCTCATCGTTCCCTGCCTGCTGATCTCCTGTCTGACCGTGCTGGTCTTCTACCTCCCTTCCGACTGCGGAGAGAAAGTCACCATGTGCATCTCTGTCCTCCTGTCGCTCACCGTCTTCCTCTTGCTTATTACAGAAATCATTCCGTCTACATCTCTGGTGATCCCTCTGATTGGTGAATACCTGCTCTTCACCATGATATTCGTCACTCTATCCATCATCATCACTGTGTTTGTGCTGAATGTGCATCACAGGTCACCAGAAACCCATTCGATGCCTGAATGGGTGCGTACGTTCTTTTTAGACATCATGCAGAGGTTCCTCTTCATACAGAAGCCTCCTGTGTTGCAGAAGAACTTGCGAAGAACATCTGTCGATCCTcggaagaggaagaggagcagcGCTGCTTCTGTTTGGGACGACGAAGAGGCGAAGGAACCAGCTTTATCTGTTCCTATGAAGGTGCATTCTGCATTCATGCATCCGTTTGCATCAAACACAGGCGGATCGAAGACTCGCTCACACAGTGTGGAGATCAGTCTTGGAGAGCGAGATCACGCCAGCATGCGTTATCGCTCACGCAGCATCCAGTTCTGTCCTCTGCACGATCAAGATCAATGGAGACCCGCCAAAAGAATCTCTAAAGTGAGCAGCGCTGGATTTCATCCACAGTTCACTCCATCTCATGCTACACGGCTGGCCATCGAAGGAGTGCTGGACATCACTGAGCACCTGCGCGCCGAACACGTCGACTCATCTGTACGTCTTCTTCAGGGATTTCCTTTTGAGTAA
- the LOC109054299 gene encoding stathmin-3-like: MDSTVSAYSEKLREMSVLSLLCSCLYSQPHPNTFGQFEDMEVKSLDKRASGQAFEVILKSPTDPSPERPQTLALPPQKKEPSLGELQRRLEAAEERRKSQEKQVLKQLAEKREREKEVLTKAQEVNNNYSKMTEEKLHHKMELIQENRMARLNALKQRLREKELHAAEVRKNKELHTELSG, translated from the exons ATGGACAGCACAGTTTCAG CCTACTCTGAGAAGCTGAGAGAGATGTCGGTGTTGTCTCTCCTCTGCTCCTGTTTGTATTCCCAGCCACATCCCAACACCTTCGGTCAGTTTGAAG ATATGGAGGTGAAGTCGCTGGATAAGCGAGCTTCTGGCCAAGCATTTGAGGTCATCTTGAAGAGTCCGACTGATCCGTCTCCAGAGAGACCCCAGACTCTGGCACTGCCGCCCCAGAAGAAGGAGCCTTCCCTGGGGGAACTACAGAGGAGACTGGAGGCCGCCGAGGAGAGACGGAAG TCTCAGGAGAAGCAGGTGCTGAAGCAGTTGGCGGAGAAACGGGAGCGTGAGAAGGAGGTGCTCACCAAGGCCCAGGAGGTCAACAACAATTACAGCAAGATGACCGAGGAGAAACTCCACCACAAAATGGAGCTGATTCAAGAAAATCGCATGGCCCGTCTTAATGCTCTCAAACAGCGTCTGAGAGAGAAG GAGCTTCATGCTGCAGAAGTCCGTAAGAATAAGGAACTTCACACTGAGCTCTCTGGCTAA